The following are encoded in a window of Ricinus communis isolate WT05 ecotype wild-type chromosome 4, ASM1957865v1, whole genome shotgun sequence genomic DNA:
- the LOC8258164 gene encoding uncharacterized protein LOC8258164 isoform X2, protein MGHKKRLPASRSKNTPPPSATAPTAANDDSEFSPNLVKIEPSISLQSDGSSYSSIKVECERALTALRRGNHTKALRLMKESCAKHGGGDNSNSTSHSAALIHRVQGTVCVKVASIIDDPNAKQRHLKNAIDSARKAAELSPNSIEFAHFYANLLYEAANDSKDYEDVLKECERALEIENPIDPAKESLQDESQQKITTPEARIAHVQNELRSLKQKSSIASISTWMKNLGTGEEIRLIPIRRAAEDPMEMRIVQTRRPNEIKKATKTPEERRKEIEVRVAAARLLQQKSESSTSFSVERSDKGAEMPAGSDKRGGERRKYGNFRKSGSNKERKDWVLSYWNSMTVEMKRDLLKIRVSDLKNYFGSSSKDALASEVLNEVLAFAEENKTWKFWMCCRCLEKFVDSGSHIHHVVQEHMGNLMPKMQAVLPQSVDNEWIEMILNCSWKPLDISSAIKMLGSRGKCQDADFVGDLYSGSSNEECDDCFKDAWDSSPEKENLRDGYSDCIVGSNDASKIVCKECDDNQSSMAYSIDSWPLSEDPERGKLLEKIHAVFEALIKHKYLAASHLNKVIQLAMHELHISANGSQLLNHGVDQTPLCICFLEAPQLRKILKFLQELSHTCGLGRYSEKNSITDDVSAANSSEIKDKIVLNGDASCLYLDESLLPSECAPRKYPQDDVATINPTHVGFGNGVVSDGDALLSWIFAGPSSGDQLQLWMHTKEEKVHQGIEILQTLEKEFYHLQSLCERKCEHLSYEEALQSVEDLCLEEGKKRETDGRSCYESVLRKRKDDLAHNADDTLFISSGIESDVIANVLKEVEEMNRNQFGYQDTYGGMHPQLCDLESGEDNDWRTKDYRDQMDACIQGVIDGQKHQLSVELSKIDARIMRNVTGMQQLELKLEPVSALDYRLILLPLMKSYMRAHLEDLAERDATEKSDAAREAFLAELALDSKKGARGGSDNLRNSQEKAKDKRRNREYRKTKDSKSTTGNDHHLLHDEIAGLGSLPVTSDGGHLDSDILHSMNGDDMKQQEEEFRRIIELEEEERKLEETLEYQRRIENEAKLKHLAEQQFKKCNSTFQEKVAGRVCLDPGADAGHEPLEQLTQKNGFPNNLEVMPKANGASVPVSTSSISRSQFISGSSNAKVDQELSNGGATEDGILPSDRRTGRRGRRQKSSIKSSDGKYQPISSEKNNAEVGSIAPNMGDSGTKTLRQLQAEEDDEERFQADLKKAVRQSLDTFQAHQIMPSSLRPQNFPLEANGCNETLNVVTIEDANGTDVVGMGLQNDVGEYNCFLNVIIQSLWHLRRFREEFLRRSTSEHAHVGEPCVVCALYEIFNALNAASTDMRREAVAPTSLRIALSNLYPDSNFFQEAQMNDASEVLAVLFDCLHQAFAPGLGVSDCESVESNSMGSWDCSNSACLVHSLFGMDIFERMNCYSCSLESRHLKYTSFFHNINASALRTMKVMCAESSFDELLNQVEMNHQLACDPESGGCGKLNYIHHILSTPPYVFTTVIGWQNTCESADDIAATLAALNTEIDISVLYRGLDPKSMHGLVSVVCYYGQHYHCFAYSQDQGRWIMYDDKTVKVIGSWADVLSMCERGHLQPQLLP, encoded by the exons ATGGGGCATAAAAAGCGCCTCCCCGCTTCTCGCTCTAAAAACACTCCTCCACCGTCCGCAACGGCTCCAACTGCCGCCAATGATGATTCTGAGTTTTCACCTAATCTGGTGAAGATCGAGCCGTCGATTTCTCTTCAATCAGACGGTTCGTCTTACTCATCAATCAAAGTCGAATGCGAACGTGCTTTGACAGCGCTACGCCGTGGAAATCACACAAAAGCGCTGCGTTTAATGAAAGAGTCATGTGCTAAGCATGGAGGAGGAGATAACTCTAACTCAACATCTCACTCTGCTGCTTTAATCCACCGAGTGCAAGGCACGGTATGTGTTAAAGTAGCTTCAATTATTGATGATCCTAACGCTAAACAACGGCATTTAAAAAACGCTATTGATTCTGCTCGTAAAGCAGCCGAATTATCGccaaattcaattgaatttgcTCATTTTTACGCCAATTTATTATACGAAGCAGCAAATGATAGTAAAGACTACGAAGACGTTTTGAAAGAGTGTGAAAGAGcattagaaattgaaaatcCGATTGATCCTGCCAAAGAGAGTTTACAAGATGAGAGTCAACAGAAAATAACCACCCCAGAAGCGAGGATTGCTCACGTGCAGAATGAGCTGAGAAGTTTGAAACAGAAATCAAGCATTGCTTCGATCTCTACTTGGATGAAGAATTTAGGGACTGGTGAAGAAATTAGATTGATTCCAATACGAAGAGCTGCTGAGGATCCTATGGAAATGAGGATAGTTCAAACTAGAAGAcctaatgaaattaaaaaagctACCAAAACTCCTGAAGAGAGAAGGAAAGAGATTGAAGTTAGGGTTGCTGCTGCCAGATTGTTGCAGCAGAAATCTGAGAGCAGTACTAGTTTTTCAGTAGAGAGGAGTGATAAGGGAGCTGAGATGCCTGCAGGGAGCGATAAGAGAGGAGGAGAGAGGAGGAAGTATGGAAATTTTAGGAAGAGTGGGAGTAATAAGGAGAGGAAAGATTGGGTTCTATCGTATTGGAATTCTATGACTGTGGAAATGAAGAGAGATTTGTTGAAAATTAGAGTCAGTGATTTGAAGAATTATTTTGGTTCATCGTCTAAGGATGCTTTGGCTAGCGAGGTTTTGAATGAGGTGTTGGCATTTGCTGAGGAGAATAAGACATGGAAGTTTTGGATGTGTTGTAGATGTCTTGAGAAGTTTGTTGATTCTGGGAGCCATATACATCATGTTGTGCAAGAGCATATGGGGAATCTTATGCCTAAAATGCAAGCTGTTTTGCCTCAGAGTGTTGATAATGAGTGGATTGAGATGATTCTTAATTGTTCCTGGAAACCCCTTGATATTTCCTCTGCTATTAAGATGCTTGGAAGTCGAGGGAAATGCCAGGATGCGGATTTTGTTGGGGATTTGTACTCAGGGAGTTCTAATGAGGAGTGTGATGACTGTTTTAAAGATGCATGGGATTCTTCTCCggaaaaggaaaatttgaGAGATGGCTATAGTGATTGTATTGTAGGGAGTAATGATGCCTCCAAAATTGTGTGTAAAGAATGTGATGATAACCAGAGTTCCATGGCATATTCTATTGATAGCTGGCCGTTATCAGAGGACCCAGAGCGAGGAAAGCTCCTTGAAAAAATCCATGCTGTATTTGAGGCACTTATTAAACACAAGTATCTTGCAGCAAGCCATCTAAACAAGGTGATACAGCTTGCTATGCATGAACTACATATTTCTGCCAATGGTTCTCAGCTTCTGAATCACGGCGTTGATCAGACACCCTTATGCATTTGCTTTCTAGAAGCCCCTCAGCTTAGAAAGATCCTTAAGTTCTTGCAGGAACTATCTCATACTTGTGGTTTGGGTAGATATTctgaaaaaaatagtattacaGATGATGTAAGTGCTGCGAACAGTTctgagattaaagataaaattgttCTTAATGGTGATGCCTCGTGTCTTTACTTGGATGAAAGCCTATTGCCATCTGAATGTGCTCCTAGAAAATATCCTCAAGATGATGTGGCCACAATAAATCCTACTCATGTTGGCTTTGGGAATGGGGTTGTATCTGATGGTGATGCTTTGCTCTCATGGATATTTGCAGGCCCCTCAAGTGGGGATCAATTGCAGTTATGGATGCatacaaaagaagagaaagttCATCAAGGAATTGAAATTCTCCAAACTCTTGAAAAGGAGTTTTACCACCTACAAAGCCTTTGTGAAAGAAAATGTGAGCACTTGAGCTACGAGGAGGCATTGCAATCTGTAGAGGATCTCTGTCTTGAAGAAGGTAAGAAGAGGGAGACTGATGGTCGTAGCTGCTATGAATCTGTACTTAGGAAGCGGAAGGATGATCTTGCTCACAATGCAGATGATACTCTGTTCATTAGCAGTGGAATTGAGTCAGATGTCATTGCAAATGTATTGAAAGAAGTAGAAGAGATGAACCGCAATCAATTTGGATACCAGGATACTTATGGCGGCATGCATCCTCAGTTATGTGACTTGGAATCTGGTGAAGACAATGACTGGAGAACCAAGGACTATAGAGATCAAATGGACGCTTGCATACAAGGTGTAATTGATGGACAAAAACATCAGTTATCAGTAGAG CTCAGCAAAATCGATGCCAGAATCATGCGAAATGTAACAGGGATGCAGCAGTTGGAACTCAAACTCGAGCCTGTTTCTGCCCTTGATTATCGGTTAATATTGTTACCTCTAATGAAGTCTTACATGAGG GCCCACTTGGAAGATTTAGCTGAAAGGGATGCCACAGAGAAGTCTGATGCTGCAAGGGAAGCATTTTTAGCAGAACTGGCACTTGATTCGAAGAAAGGTGCTCGAGGAGGAAGTGATAATTTGAGAAATTCACAGGAGAAGGCAAAAGATAAGAGAAGGAACAGAGAGTACAGAAAAACCAAGGACTCAAAg AGTACTACTGGAAATGATCATCACTTGCTTCATGATGAGATTGCGGGATTGGG TTCCCTTCCAGTTACATCAGATGGTGGCCACCTGGATTCTGACATTCTTCATTCGATGAATGGTGATGACATGAAACAACAAGAGGAAGAATTTAGACGTATAATTGAGCTtgaagaagaggaaagaaagcTAGAAGAAACTCTGGAGTATCAAAGGCGAATTGAAAATGAGGCTAAACTCAAGCATCTTGCTGAacaacaatttaaaaaatgtaacAGTACATTTCAAGAAAAGGTGGCTGGCAGAGTTTGCTTGGACCCTGGTGCCGATGCTGGACATGAGCCATTG GAACAGTTGACACAGAAAAATGGGTTTCCCAACAATTTAGAAGTCATGCCCAAGGCAAATGGTGCTTCAGTGCCAGTAAGCACTTCTTCAATATCCAGAAGTCAATTCATTAGTGGTTCGAGTAACGCAAAAGTAGACCAAG AGCTATCTAATGGAGGAGCTACAGAAGATGGCATTTTGCCTTCTGACCGGCGGACAGGAAGGAGAGGGAGGCGGCAGAAGAGCTCCATTAAATCTTCTGATGGAAAATATCAACCAATTTCTTCCGAGAAGAATAATGCTGAAGTTGGAAGTA TTGCTCCTAATATGGGGGACAGTGGAACTAAGACCTTGAGACAGTTACAGGCAGAGGAAGATGATGAGGAAAGGTTCCAAGCTGACCTTAAAAAGGCTGTACGGCAAAGCCTTG ACACATTTCAAGCACATCAAATAATGCCTTCAAGTTTGAGGCCACAAAATTTTCCCCTGGAAGCTAATGGTTGCAACGAAACACTTAATGTGGTTACAATTGAAGATGCGAATGGGACTGATGTGGTTGGTATGGGCTTGCAGAATGATGTTGGTGAATACAATTGTTTTCTAAATGTTATAATTCAG TCCTTATGGCATTTAAGACGGTTTCGAGAGGAGTTCTTGAGGAGATCAACATCAGAGCATGCTCATGTGGGAGAACCATGTGTTGTCTGTGCATTGTATGAAATTTTCAACGCTTTGAATGCTGCGTCCACAGATATGCGGAGAGAAGCTGTTGCCCCTACATCTCTGAGGATAGCTCTGAGCAACTTGTATCCAGATAGTAATTTCTTTCAGGAG GCACAGATGAATGATGCATCTGAAGTGTTGGCGGTATTATTTGATTGCCTCCATCAAGCATTTGCTCCTGGTTTGGGCGTTTCTGATTGTGAATCAGTGGAAAGTAATTCCATGGGATCTTGGGATTGTTCGAACAGTGCTTGTCTAGTGCATTCTCTTTTTGGAATGGACATTTTTGAAAGAATGAATTGCTACAGCTGTAGTTTGGAGTCAAGACATCTGAAGTATACTTCTTTCtttcataatattaatgcCAGTGCCCTTCGAACAATGAAG GTCATGTGTGCTGAAAGCTCTTTTGATGAGCTTTTAAATCAAGTGGAGATGAATCATCAATTAGCATGTGATCCTGAGAGCGGTGGTTGTGGGAAGCTTAATTACATCCATCATATTCTATCAACTCCACCATATGTTTTTACGACAG TTATTGGATGGCAAAATACATGTGAAAGTGCAGATGATATCGCTGCAACATTGGCAGCTCTTAATACCGAGATAGATATCAGTGTTCTTTACCGTGGCCTAGATCCAAAAAGCATGCATGGCTTGGTTTCGGTG GTTTGCTATTACGGTCAACATTATCATTGCTTTGCCTATAGTCAGGATCAAGGACGATGGATTATGTATGATGACAAAACTGTCAAG GTAATTGGTAGCTGGGCTGACGTGCTTTCCATGTGTGAAAGAGGGCACTTGCAACCTCag CTTTTACCCTAA
- the LOC8258164 gene encoding uncharacterized protein LOC8258164 isoform X3 encodes MGHKKRLPASRSKNTPPPSATAPTAANDDSEFSPNLVKIEPSISLQSDGSSYSSIKVECERALTALRRGNHTKALRLMKESCAKHGGGDNSNSTSHSAALIHRVQGTVCVKVASIIDDPNAKQRHLKNAIDSARKAAELSPNSIEFAHFYANLLYEAANDSKDYEDVLKECERALEIENPIDPAKESLQDESQQKITTPEARIAHVQNELRSLKQKSSIASISTWMKNLGTGEEIRLIPIRRAAEDPMEMRIVQTRRPNEIKKATKTPEERRKEIEVRVAAARLLQQKSESSTSFSVERSDKGAEMPAGSDKRGGERRKYGNFRKSGSNKERKDWVLSYWNSMTVEMKRDLLKIRVSDLKNYFGSSSKDALASEVLNEVLAFAEENKTWKFWMCCRCLEKFVDSGSHIHHVVQEHMGNLMPKMQAVLPQSVDNEWIEMILNCSWKPLDISSAIKMLGSRGKCQDADFVGDLYSGSSNEECDDCFKDAWDSSPEKENLRDGYSDCIVGSNDASKIVCKECDDNQSSMAYSIDSWPLSEDPERGKLLEKIHAVFEALIKHKYLAASHLNKVIQLAMHELHISANGSQLLNHGVDQTPLCICFLEAPQLRKILKFLQELSHTCGLGRYSEKNSITDDVSAANSSEIKDKIVLNGDASCLYLDESLLPSECAPRKYPQDDVATINPTHVGFGNGVVSDGDALLSWIFAGPSSGDQLQLWMHTKEEKVHQGIEILQTLEKEFYHLQSLCERKCEHLSYEEALQSVEDLCLEEGKKRETDGRSCYESVLRKRKDDLAHNADDTLFISSGIESDVIANVLKEVEEMNRNQFGYQDTYGGMHPQLCDLESGEDNDWRTKDYRDQMDACIQGVIDGQKHQLSVELSKIDARIMRNVTGMQQLELKLEPVSALDYRLILLPLMKSYMRAHLEDLAERDATEKSDAAREAFLAELALDSKKGARGGSDNLRNSQEKAKDKRRNREYRKTKDSKSTTGNDHHLLHDEIAGLGSLPVTSDGGHLDSDILHSMNGDDMKQQEEEFRRIIELEEEERKLEETLEYQRRIENEAKLKHLAEQQFKKCNSTFQEKVAGRVCLDPGADAGHEPLEQLTQKNGFPNNLEVMPKANGASVPVSTSSISRSQFISGSSNAKVDQELSNGGATEDGILPSDRRTGRRGRRQKSSIKSSDGKYQPISSEKNNAEVGSIAPNMGDSGTKTLRQLQAEEDDEERFQADLKKAVRQSLDTFQAHQIMPSSLRPQNFPLEANGCNETLNVVTIEDANGTDVVGMGLQNDVGEYNCFLNVIIQSLWHLRRFREEFLRRSTSEHAHVGEPCVVCALYEIFNALNAASTDMRREAVAPTSLRIALSNLYPDSNFFQEAQMNDASEVLAVLFDCLHQAFAPGLGVSDCESVESNSMGSWDCSNSACLVHSLFGMDIFERMNCYSCSLESRHLKYTSFFHNINASALRTMKVMCAESSFDELLNQVEMNHQLACDPESGGCGKLNYIHHILSTPPYVFTTVIGWQNTCESADDIAATLAALNTEIDISVLYRGLDPKSMHGLVSVVCYYGQHYHCFAYSQDQGRWIMYDDKTVKVIGSWADVLSMCERGHLQPQLRW; translated from the exons ATGGGGCATAAAAAGCGCCTCCCCGCTTCTCGCTCTAAAAACACTCCTCCACCGTCCGCAACGGCTCCAACTGCCGCCAATGATGATTCTGAGTTTTCACCTAATCTGGTGAAGATCGAGCCGTCGATTTCTCTTCAATCAGACGGTTCGTCTTACTCATCAATCAAAGTCGAATGCGAACGTGCTTTGACAGCGCTACGCCGTGGAAATCACACAAAAGCGCTGCGTTTAATGAAAGAGTCATGTGCTAAGCATGGAGGAGGAGATAACTCTAACTCAACATCTCACTCTGCTGCTTTAATCCACCGAGTGCAAGGCACGGTATGTGTTAAAGTAGCTTCAATTATTGATGATCCTAACGCTAAACAACGGCATTTAAAAAACGCTATTGATTCTGCTCGTAAAGCAGCCGAATTATCGccaaattcaattgaatttgcTCATTTTTACGCCAATTTATTATACGAAGCAGCAAATGATAGTAAAGACTACGAAGACGTTTTGAAAGAGTGTGAAAGAGcattagaaattgaaaatcCGATTGATCCTGCCAAAGAGAGTTTACAAGATGAGAGTCAACAGAAAATAACCACCCCAGAAGCGAGGATTGCTCACGTGCAGAATGAGCTGAGAAGTTTGAAACAGAAATCAAGCATTGCTTCGATCTCTACTTGGATGAAGAATTTAGGGACTGGTGAAGAAATTAGATTGATTCCAATACGAAGAGCTGCTGAGGATCCTATGGAAATGAGGATAGTTCAAACTAGAAGAcctaatgaaattaaaaaagctACCAAAACTCCTGAAGAGAGAAGGAAAGAGATTGAAGTTAGGGTTGCTGCTGCCAGATTGTTGCAGCAGAAATCTGAGAGCAGTACTAGTTTTTCAGTAGAGAGGAGTGATAAGGGAGCTGAGATGCCTGCAGGGAGCGATAAGAGAGGAGGAGAGAGGAGGAAGTATGGAAATTTTAGGAAGAGTGGGAGTAATAAGGAGAGGAAAGATTGGGTTCTATCGTATTGGAATTCTATGACTGTGGAAATGAAGAGAGATTTGTTGAAAATTAGAGTCAGTGATTTGAAGAATTATTTTGGTTCATCGTCTAAGGATGCTTTGGCTAGCGAGGTTTTGAATGAGGTGTTGGCATTTGCTGAGGAGAATAAGACATGGAAGTTTTGGATGTGTTGTAGATGTCTTGAGAAGTTTGTTGATTCTGGGAGCCATATACATCATGTTGTGCAAGAGCATATGGGGAATCTTATGCCTAAAATGCAAGCTGTTTTGCCTCAGAGTGTTGATAATGAGTGGATTGAGATGATTCTTAATTGTTCCTGGAAACCCCTTGATATTTCCTCTGCTATTAAGATGCTTGGAAGTCGAGGGAAATGCCAGGATGCGGATTTTGTTGGGGATTTGTACTCAGGGAGTTCTAATGAGGAGTGTGATGACTGTTTTAAAGATGCATGGGATTCTTCTCCggaaaaggaaaatttgaGAGATGGCTATAGTGATTGTATTGTAGGGAGTAATGATGCCTCCAAAATTGTGTGTAAAGAATGTGATGATAACCAGAGTTCCATGGCATATTCTATTGATAGCTGGCCGTTATCAGAGGACCCAGAGCGAGGAAAGCTCCTTGAAAAAATCCATGCTGTATTTGAGGCACTTATTAAACACAAGTATCTTGCAGCAAGCCATCTAAACAAGGTGATACAGCTTGCTATGCATGAACTACATATTTCTGCCAATGGTTCTCAGCTTCTGAATCACGGCGTTGATCAGACACCCTTATGCATTTGCTTTCTAGAAGCCCCTCAGCTTAGAAAGATCCTTAAGTTCTTGCAGGAACTATCTCATACTTGTGGTTTGGGTAGATATTctgaaaaaaatagtattacaGATGATGTAAGTGCTGCGAACAGTTctgagattaaagataaaattgttCTTAATGGTGATGCCTCGTGTCTTTACTTGGATGAAAGCCTATTGCCATCTGAATGTGCTCCTAGAAAATATCCTCAAGATGATGTGGCCACAATAAATCCTACTCATGTTGGCTTTGGGAATGGGGTTGTATCTGATGGTGATGCTTTGCTCTCATGGATATTTGCAGGCCCCTCAAGTGGGGATCAATTGCAGTTATGGATGCatacaaaagaagagaaagttCATCAAGGAATTGAAATTCTCCAAACTCTTGAAAAGGAGTTTTACCACCTACAAAGCCTTTGTGAAAGAAAATGTGAGCACTTGAGCTACGAGGAGGCATTGCAATCTGTAGAGGATCTCTGTCTTGAAGAAGGTAAGAAGAGGGAGACTGATGGTCGTAGCTGCTATGAATCTGTACTTAGGAAGCGGAAGGATGATCTTGCTCACAATGCAGATGATACTCTGTTCATTAGCAGTGGAATTGAGTCAGATGTCATTGCAAATGTATTGAAAGAAGTAGAAGAGATGAACCGCAATCAATTTGGATACCAGGATACTTATGGCGGCATGCATCCTCAGTTATGTGACTTGGAATCTGGTGAAGACAATGACTGGAGAACCAAGGACTATAGAGATCAAATGGACGCTTGCATACAAGGTGTAATTGATGGACAAAAACATCAGTTATCAGTAGAG CTCAGCAAAATCGATGCCAGAATCATGCGAAATGTAACAGGGATGCAGCAGTTGGAACTCAAACTCGAGCCTGTTTCTGCCCTTGATTATCGGTTAATATTGTTACCTCTAATGAAGTCTTACATGAGG GCCCACTTGGAAGATTTAGCTGAAAGGGATGCCACAGAGAAGTCTGATGCTGCAAGGGAAGCATTTTTAGCAGAACTGGCACTTGATTCGAAGAAAGGTGCTCGAGGAGGAAGTGATAATTTGAGAAATTCACAGGAGAAGGCAAAAGATAAGAGAAGGAACAGAGAGTACAGAAAAACCAAGGACTCAAAg AGTACTACTGGAAATGATCATCACTTGCTTCATGATGAGATTGCGGGATTGGG TTCCCTTCCAGTTACATCAGATGGTGGCCACCTGGATTCTGACATTCTTCATTCGATGAATGGTGATGACATGAAACAACAAGAGGAAGAATTTAGACGTATAATTGAGCTtgaagaagaggaaagaaagcTAGAAGAAACTCTGGAGTATCAAAGGCGAATTGAAAATGAGGCTAAACTCAAGCATCTTGCTGAacaacaatttaaaaaatgtaacAGTACATTTCAAGAAAAGGTGGCTGGCAGAGTTTGCTTGGACCCTGGTGCCGATGCTGGACATGAGCCATTG GAACAGTTGACACAGAAAAATGGGTTTCCCAACAATTTAGAAGTCATGCCCAAGGCAAATGGTGCTTCAGTGCCAGTAAGCACTTCTTCAATATCCAGAAGTCAATTCATTAGTGGTTCGAGTAACGCAAAAGTAGACCAAG AGCTATCTAATGGAGGAGCTACAGAAGATGGCATTTTGCCTTCTGACCGGCGGACAGGAAGGAGAGGGAGGCGGCAGAAGAGCTCCATTAAATCTTCTGATGGAAAATATCAACCAATTTCTTCCGAGAAGAATAATGCTGAAGTTGGAAGTA TTGCTCCTAATATGGGGGACAGTGGAACTAAGACCTTGAGACAGTTACAGGCAGAGGAAGATGATGAGGAAAGGTTCCAAGCTGACCTTAAAAAGGCTGTACGGCAAAGCCTTG ACACATTTCAAGCACATCAAATAATGCCTTCAAGTTTGAGGCCACAAAATTTTCCCCTGGAAGCTAATGGTTGCAACGAAACACTTAATGTGGTTACAATTGAAGATGCGAATGGGACTGATGTGGTTGGTATGGGCTTGCAGAATGATGTTGGTGAATACAATTGTTTTCTAAATGTTATAATTCAG TCCTTATGGCATTTAAGACGGTTTCGAGAGGAGTTCTTGAGGAGATCAACATCAGAGCATGCTCATGTGGGAGAACCATGTGTTGTCTGTGCATTGTATGAAATTTTCAACGCTTTGAATGCTGCGTCCACAGATATGCGGAGAGAAGCTGTTGCCCCTACATCTCTGAGGATAGCTCTGAGCAACTTGTATCCAGATAGTAATTTCTTTCAGGAG GCACAGATGAATGATGCATCTGAAGTGTTGGCGGTATTATTTGATTGCCTCCATCAAGCATTTGCTCCTGGTTTGGGCGTTTCTGATTGTGAATCAGTGGAAAGTAATTCCATGGGATCTTGGGATTGTTCGAACAGTGCTTGTCTAGTGCATTCTCTTTTTGGAATGGACATTTTTGAAAGAATGAATTGCTACAGCTGTAGTTTGGAGTCAAGACATCTGAAGTATACTTCTTTCtttcataatattaatgcCAGTGCCCTTCGAACAATGAAG GTCATGTGTGCTGAAAGCTCTTTTGATGAGCTTTTAAATCAAGTGGAGATGAATCATCAATTAGCATGTGATCCTGAGAGCGGTGGTTGTGGGAAGCTTAATTACATCCATCATATTCTATCAACTCCACCATATGTTTTTACGACAG TTATTGGATGGCAAAATACATGTGAAAGTGCAGATGATATCGCTGCAACATTGGCAGCTCTTAATACCGAGATAGATATCAGTGTTCTTTACCGTGGCCTAGATCCAAAAAGCATGCATGGCTTGGTTTCGGTG GTTTGCTATTACGGTCAACATTATCATTGCTTTGCCTATAGTCAGGATCAAGGACGATGGATTATGTATGATGACAAAACTGTCAAG GTAATTGGTAGCTGGGCTGACGTGCTTTCCATGTGTGAAAGAGGGCACTTGCAACCTCag TTAAGATGGTAA